From Coregonus clupeaformis isolate EN_2021a chromosome 2, ASM2061545v1, whole genome shotgun sequence:
GCTGAAGAATGAGCTGGAGAGAGACAGTAAGGTAGGCTCTCACACTGCGTAACTACTTGCCTGAATGTCTCACCAGTATAATGCCAATTTATTTTGTTGGAATTCAAGTGTTTGTTTCTATGTGACTAAGTAACAGATTTATTGATAAGTTGTGCGCTTGCTACAGATTGTGGTGCCCCCTCTCCCTGGCAAAGCTTTGAAGAGACAGCTGCCCTTCCGAGGAGATGAGGGTATCTTTGAGGAGTCGTTCATTGAGGAGCGGAGGGTAGGCTTGGAGCAGTTCATCAACAGGTGTGTATTGTTTCTGTCTATAGGATTTCTCTCTGTATGGCTGTCTCCATTTCAGTGCATTATCAAATTAACTCTCAGCCATCTGCCTTTTGACTCCACTAATAATCAATTAAGATTGCTAATTACCTGAAACCTACTTCTCTCCACTGCCACCAGACTCGCAGGTCATCCCCTGGCCCAGAATGAGCGCTGTCTTCACATGTTCCTTCAGGATGAGTCCATTGACCGAAACTACATTCCTGGAAAAGTACGCCAGTAGGATGGGCAGGGTTTAGGGTTGAGGTGCCAACTAGGgcagggaattgccagggacctcacgatatgatATTATAACGATACCTAGGTgctgatatgtattgcgattcgatattgCGAttaatgttccaaacatattgctcacgatacactgagaatacaaaacattaagaacacttgctctttccattagactgaccaggtgaaagctatgaactcttattgatatcacttgttaaatccacttcaatcagtgtagatgaaggggaggagacgggttaaagaaggatttttaagccttgagacatggattgtgtatgtgtgccattcagagggtgaatgggaaagacaaaatatgtaagtgccttttgaatggggtatggtagtaggtgccaggcgcaccagtttgtgtcaagaactgcaacgctgctgggcatttccatgctcaacagtttcccaggtgtatcaagaatggtccaccacccaaaggacatccagccaacttgacacaactgtggaaagcattggagtcaacatgggccagcatccctgtggaatgctttcgacaccttgtagagtccatatcCCGATTAATTGAGGCTTTTcttagggcaaaagggggggggggtgcaacttacatttacatttaagtcatttagcagacgctcttatccagagcgacttacaaattggtgcattcaccttaggaatttaatattaggaaggtgttcctcatTTTTGGTGTACtctgtatgtctgctgcagagagacgagacTGCATGATAAAACAAGTTTTGATCTGTCAGGGGAaaaaaaagtgctgaaaacatgttggctcactatttaaaaagatggagaacaagctaaaGGTTGAAAAATACTGGCGTTTTGGCACAGGTACAGACAACTAGCGCTAGCCGACTGGGTGGCTGGGTTGGAGAGGGGTGTGGCAGTAGGTGGGGTGTGCTGGCTGTTCCTTAGCGGTTTTCATCCATCTCTCCCGGATAGGGAATAGCATTTTATTTGTACActaaagaatatatatatatatatatatacacacacacaagtatgaCCTCAGCTATCAAGTCTTATCTAGTTGACAAATTTTATGCTTATTAGAAGCATAATCGTGTGGATTTGTAAGATAATTTTGCATAACCTAAATGCATAATATTTATTGTGTAAATGCATGTCTGTAACCAGGTTTccatgcgagtaaagtacatgttggataaaaatgccaggcctgatggaaacagcaaatttgtacggaaactttccaaatgtctacaaaacaaaatacactagacaaggtgggctctttttgtgtcggtaaaatgtatgatgcgagaaatggtggtggaaacgcctttGTGTGCAAAtcttgatataataaccatcatattgacgtaaacttggagtcacacgatgctATGttatgtggtcctcccactacgaatCGGGAAAGCTTGCAGttcattaggctacagatgaaataagttatgacgCGCTTCAccgggtggtgaaagtgcacagtgatgaacttgatgctcctttccaataaatacggagggtcttattctggtgacatgatcaatgcttggctgccgtttttTTTGTgctttttatccgcaacaagtacATTTGATAAACAcgtctctggtgggaaaatgtgtatATTGTtgttatgcagattttagaatattcgcatgaaaatctgttgccaattggatggaaacctggctaGTGATGACTTTCTCATCAATTTTAAATGTGAAAATTAAGAAGCTATAGCTTAGCAAGGGGACAAAAGGATTATGTTCTCTGTTGTCAGATTACATTTTGCAGTGGTTTAAGAAACCTGAAAACATACTGTTCTCTGTATCACAGGTTTTTATCTTACAATGTCTTTCCCCTTTTTTTTAGGTGTGAATAAAGTAAGTTTTGTTATGCTTTTTATTCATATTAATACCATTGTGATCATTTTCCAAAAAACGCTTTTGTGTGTGTAATATATAAATTCAGATTTGGTTTAGCGGGTTACCAATAATACATTCATGCATTTACGCTCAAACATCTCTTCGCTTCCCCTCTACTTTCTCAATCAGCAACTTTCTCCTTTGTTCATTTTCCTTGAGTAAGTGTAACTGTTGGCATGATATGGTTGCATGCATGGGGTAATATTTACAGTTCATCTTTACTTCCCCTTTTGGCTTAAAGGGAAATGTCACAgtttttcaacttcatattcatcatctacagcaccaccccaacatcaacatatgtgaaaatggcgctttcctatgttttgtagtaaaaaagacaGAAGGTAagcgtttccaatgacatcatcggtaTGCATCGtgttttaaccaattatgagtaggcattgcctacaTATGTTGGGGTGGTGTTGGAGATAATGAAGTTGTAAATGTCCCTTTAAACCAGTCATGCAGGCTTTCAAGTCAGCACTGAGACTTAGAGAGCAGTATCTAACATTCATATCATGTAGGCTAGACCTTTTCATTGTTATGCTATTGTTTTTTAAATGACCGATTTACATGTAGTTCTAACATTTGAAGTACCAGTGTACATCAATGCTCTCATCTCCAGCACCCTAAAATCTGTGTCGGATACTGTACACTGATACTGGTAACACAATGCCTCTGAATCATTGACTCTAGTTTTTCAATTGTGATAAAAAGGAAGAGACTTCAAACCCATTCTTCAACAATAATGGGTGAAATGGAACATACCCCTGAGATATCATTTTTTTATATATGTCATAGGCACAGAGTTACTGTTCTACAAGTAAATGTCTTTGTTTAAACTTTAAAATCTTGGTCTACATAAAAGTGTAGCGAGACTGTAGAAATGGCAACACTAATGTTCAGATGCTAATGAGGCCATGAATTACCTGTGATTTGTTTTCCTTTCTATAGCAGCCCCAGAGATGAAAATGATGAGGTCTACTCAGCCCAGCTACTCACCCCTACACCACCTGGCTGTTTGGCTTTATCACTAGAGCCCACACTCTCTTCCACAGGTGGCCCATCCTCCTAGACAACTGCATCTGCCGGGAACTCTCTGTAAATACtatgtacatatatatacatatcttaATTGTAGTCGGTCTGGGGAAGCTGCCGGAATACTCACATGCAGAGCATTTATCTTGTAGCAGAAGCTTGAGGGTGGAGAAGGTGAATTTATGAAACGACTGAGTTAGTAAGCTACCTTGTGTAAACCTTTTGAAACAACAGGATTTTTCTAGAGTTAAACTTGAGGCTTATTAAGTAAGAGTAATGAGTTGGTAATAATTATAACACTTAATTTTTGGAATGAGAAAATACTGAGTAGTTTTAGTCACAAGTTGGCTTCCTAACTTGTGAATTCTGCTTGGCGAAATATAATAGTGTACATTTTCTCATGTGAAAAATACTTCTCCCTGAGCAACCAGTTTCTCAGTTATAGAGATTGATCTCCCTTGGGAAACCTGGCCAACCTGACTCACCAACACAAAGAAAAGCATTCTATTACGTTCCATTAAGATTATTTTTATATTCATGTATATGTACTTGACAACTTAACAAATCTTGatagaggaatgattccatagTATACAACAAAATGCCAAGAATTATGATGAGTCTTGGGGACAAATATTCATTCATACCATCTCAATGGTCATCAAAGATTCCATGGCACTTGCTGCAATAGTAGGGATTTTAACCCCAATGTGTTGGGAA
This genomic window contains:
- the LOC121531847 gene encoding sorting nexin-12 isoform X1, with the translated sequence MSDPTVADTRRLNSKPQDLTDAYGPPSNFLEIDVYDPQTIGVGRNRFTTYEVRMQTNLPIFKLKDSVVRRRYSDFEWLKNELERDSKIVVPPLPGKALKRQLPFRGDEGIFEESFIEERRVGLEQFINRLAGHPLAQNERCLHMFLQDESIDRNYIPGKQPQR
- the LOC121531847 gene encoding sorting nexin-12 isoform X2 encodes the protein MSDPTVADTRRLNSKPQDLTDAYGPPSNFLEIDVYDPQTIGVGRNRFTTYEVRMQTNLPIFKLKDSVVRRRYSDFEWLKNELERDSKIVVPPLPGKALKRQLPFRGDEGIFEESFIEERRVGLEQFINRLAGHPLAQNERCLHMFLQDESIDRNYIPGKV